Proteins found in one Triticum aestivum cultivar Chinese Spring chromosome 4D, IWGSC CS RefSeq v2.1, whole genome shotgun sequence genomic segment:
- the LOC123098042 gene encoding mucin-7: MLQLRLDPGSPPPPLSLLRSFAPSDAMPPRPCSKPASAASAMEGAQSAERSPRPSPAAASPPPPCVPAGTLLPAGFRLSVVPPSPSKLPAPASTMPAAPSGSATSAAVLAAVALASRKAAPAAGGHLSRVGLPPRLVVAAFPTVHSSGLPQAGSSPPPPLGCLSSPASADAASVSDAPSTSTATVGAPSPTPAGAATSYLTLVEASPTPPAGAAEAPPTTPAAEAPPTATTPAAEALSTAPVETALSSASTILRRVLTQSYLFCGAPLLTVKKTTTMIMS, translated from the coding sequence ATGCTTCAGCTGAGACTGGATCCGGGatcccctccacctcctctctctctcctgcgAAGCTTTGCTCCATCTGACGCCATGCCTCCACGACCGTGCTCCAAGCCAGCGTCCGCGGCATCGGCCATGGAGGGAGCTCAGTCCGCCGAGCGCTCCCCAAGGCCCTCGCCGGCGGCGGCCTCCCCACCGCCGCCCTGCGTCCCGGCTGGCACGTTGCTGCCCGCAGGCTTCAGGCTGAGCGTCGTCCCGCCGTCACCGAGCAAGCTGCCAGCGCCTGCATCCACGATGCCGGCTGCTCCGTCAGGGTCAGCCACCTCCGCCGCAGTGCTGGCCGCGGTTGCCCTGGCCTCCCGCAAGGCTGCCCCGGCCGCTGGTGGCCATTTGTCCCGCGTTGGGCTGCCTCCGAGGCTGGTTGTGGCTGCATTTCCGACGGTGCATAGCTCGGGGCTTCCCCAGGCCGGGTCCTCACCGCCTCCGCCGCTTGGGTGTCTCTCGTCCCCTGCCTCTGCTGACGCTGCTTCTGTCAGCGATGCACCATCAACCTCGACTGCTACTGTGGGCGCGCCATCCCCGACTCCTGCCGGTGCTGCTACGTCCTACTTGACTCTTGTGGAAGCCTCGCCGACACCCCCGGCTGGTGCTGCTGAAGCGCcgcccacaacccctgctgctgaaGCGCCACCCACAGCCACAACTCCTGCTGCTGAAGCGCTGTCCACGGCTCCTGTGGAAACGGCGCTGTCCTCGGCTTCTACCATACTGCGACGGGTCTTGACTCAGAGCTACCTGTTTTGTGGAGCTCCTTTACTGACGGtgaagaagacgacgacgatgataatGAGCTAG